In uncultured Cohaesibacter sp., a genomic segment contains:
- a CDS encoding CatB-related O-acetyltransferase has product MQNEHFANPDPLDPYPIPAFKRTVFLKPLITSPLIEVGDFTYYDDPQTPEEFEHKNVLYHYDFLGDRLIIGKFCALATGVTFIMNGANHDMRGISCYPFGIMGGGWGDGFDVEEFKRLSRGDTIVGHDVWIGRKATIMPGVTIGSGAIIGAGAMVASDVPDYAIVVGNPARVIRMRFDAETIDRLLDIRWWDWPIEMINRHRSLIQGADSEALQAALERFSRQKGA; this is encoded by the coding sequence ATGCAAAACGAACATTTTGCCAATCCGGATCCTCTTGATCCCTATCCGATCCCGGCTTTCAAACGCACAGTCTTCCTCAAGCCCCTGATCACCAGCCCGCTGATCGAGGTGGGGGACTTCACCTATTATGACGATCCGCAGACGCCGGAAGAGTTTGAGCACAAGAATGTTCTCTATCATTATGATTTTCTGGGTGATCGCCTGATTATCGGAAAATTTTGTGCTCTTGCCACTGGTGTGACCTTCATCATGAACGGGGCCAATCATGATATGCGCGGCATTTCCTGTTATCCATTTGGTATCATGGGAGGGGGCTGGGGCGATGGCTTTGACGTGGAGGAATTCAAGCGCCTGTCGCGTGGTGATACCATCGTCGGCCATGATGTCTGGATCGGACGCAAAGCGACCATCATGCCGGGGGTAACCATCGGCTCGGGCGCCATCATCGGGGCAGGTGCAATGGTCGCCAGCGATGTTCCTGATTATGCCATCGTCGTGGGCAATCCGGCCAGAGTCATCCGCATGCGGTTTGACGCGGAAACCATAGATCGCCTGCTGGACATTCGCTGGTGGGATTGGCCCATCGAGATGATCAATAGACATCGCTCCCTCATTCAGGGGGCCGATAGTGAGGCACTGCAAGCCGCCTTAGAGCGCTTTTCCCGCCAGAAGGGCGCATAA
- the yihA gene encoding ribosome biogenesis GTP-binding protein YihA/YsxC, which produces MTDEDNIIETTSAEDASSLAALVGDDEVDPALAERGRLLFAQAWDFMWGTKFYHQLPPIEGVEIAFAGRSNVGKSSLLNAITGRKALARTSNTPGRTKELNFFRPEKDPTLVICDMPGYGYAKASKKEVAAWNALILDYLRGRPNLRRVYVLIDSRHGLKSNDTEVMETLDKAAVNYQVVLTKVDKTKLKDLKKIIDKVQLGLKKRPAAHPEILLTSSEKRIGITRLRAEMQLLADGM; this is translated from the coding sequence ATGACCGACGAAGACAATATTATTGAGACCACGTCTGCCGAAGACGCATCAAGCCTCGCCGCTCTGGTGGGCGATGATGAAGTGGATCCGGCTCTTGCCGAGCGTGGCAGACTTCTGTTTGCGCAGGCCTGGGACTTCATGTGGGGCACCAAATTCTATCACCAGCTGCCGCCGATCGAGGGTGTGGAGATTGCCTTTGCCGGTCGGTCCAATGTGGGCAAATCCTCCCTGCTCAATGCCATCACCGGGCGCAAGGCCCTGGCGCGGACATCCAACACCCCCGGACGGACCAAGGAACTCAACTTTTTCCGGCCCGAAAAAGACCCGACGCTGGTGATATGTGACATGCCGGGTTACGGCTATGCCAAGGCCTCGAAGAAGGAAGTCGCAGCCTGGAATGCCTTGATCCTCGATTATTTGCGTGGCCGCCCGAATCTGCGCCGTGTCTATGTCTTGATCGACAGCCGCCACGGCCTGAAATCGAATGACACCGAGGTCATGGAAACGCTGGACAAGGCTGCCGTGAATTATCAGGTGGTGCTGACCAAGGTGGACAAGACCAAACTGAAGGATCTCAAAAAGATCATCGACAAGGTCCAGCTTGGCCTGAAGAAGCGACCGGCCGCGCATCCCGAAATCCTATTGACCTCGTCCGAGAAAAGGATCGGTATCACGCGCCTGCGGGCTGAAATGCAGCTTCTGGCGGATGGTATGTAG
- the argB gene encoding acetylglutamate kinase, which produces MSETSNPSSTPANRARTISEALPFMQRYDGQTVVVKYGGHAMGDAELGQAFARDIVLLKQAGVKPVVVHGGGPQIKNMLDKLGIKSEFKGGLRVTDAHTVEVVEMVLAGSINKSIVRNINAEGGRAIGLCGKDGNMVLAEKLTRTIRDPDSKIEEIVDLGFVGDPKKVDRSVLDIVAKDALIPVIAPVAPGVDGATYNINADTFAGAIAGAVDAKRLLFLTDVPGVLDKEGKLIKALTIKQAHALIADGTISGGMIPKVETCIDALNKGVEGVVILDGKVPHAVLLELFTEGGAGTLLTH; this is translated from the coding sequence ATGTCCGAGACTTCCAATCCATCCAGTACCCCGGCCAATCGTGCCAGAACCATTTCTGAAGCACTCCCCTTCATGCAGCGCTATGACGGCCAGACTGTCGTGGTCAAATATGGCGGTCATGCCATGGGGGATGCCGAGCTGGGGCAGGCCTTTGCGCGCGATATCGTCTTGCTCAAACAGGCAGGTGTCAAGCCCGTCGTGGTGCATGGTGGAGGGCCGCAGATCAAGAATATGCTCGACAAGCTCGGCATCAAGTCCGAATTCAAGGGTGGTCTGCGCGTGACCGACGCCCATACGGTGGAAGTGGTTGAAATGGTTCTCGCCGGTTCCATCAACAAGTCCATCGTGCGCAATATCAATGCCGAGGGTGGCCGTGCCATTGGCCTGTGCGGCAAGGATGGCAACATGGTGCTGGCAGAAAAACTGACCCGCACCATTCGCGATCCGGACAGCAAGATCGAGGAAATTGTCGATCTGGGCTTTGTCGGCGATCCCAAGAAGGTCGATCGTTCGGTGCTCGATATCGTCGCCAAGGATGCGCTCATCCCGGTCATTGCGCCGGTCGCGCCGGGCGTTGATGGTGCCACCTACAATATCAATGCCGACACCTTTGCCGGCGCCATTGCCGGTGCTGTGGATGCCAAGCGGCTGCTGTTCCTGACCGATGTGCCCGGCGTACTCGACAAGGAAGGCAAGCTGATCAAGGCCCTGACCATCAAGCAGGCCCACGCCTTGATTGCAGACGGCACCATTTCCGGCGGCATGATCCCGAAGGTCGAAACCTGCATCGACGCGCTCAACAAGGGCGTGGAAGGCGTTGTCATTCTCGATGGCAAGGTACCCCATGCCGTGCTGCTGGAGCTTTTCACCGAAGGCGGCGCGGGAACCCTGCTGACACACTAA
- the mutM gene encoding bifunctional DNA-formamidopyrimidine glycosylase/DNA-(apurinic or apyrimidinic site) lyase: MPELPEVETVRLGLQPVLEHAIIAKAEIRRENLRFAFPDRLAQRLEGREVIGLGRRAKYLLADLDDGMVLVMHLGMSGSFRVVSAEEQHLIAEEHFHLQRGKLPKHDHVVLHLKSGAAILYNDPRRFGFFDLIERVSLAEHPYFTKLGVEPVGNSLSADYLAEKFAGKKTPLKAALLDQHIIAGLGNIYVCEALFRSGLDPRRAAGTLVTKAGKASAKLTLLTDEIRATIAEAIAAGGSTLRDHTRTDGSLGYFQHRFKVYDREGEPCPNETCSGVIERITQSGRSTFFCPKCQK; the protein is encoded by the coding sequence ATGCCTGAATTGCCAGAGGTTGAAACCGTCAGGCTCGGACTTCAGCCCGTGCTGGAACATGCGATCATTGCGAAGGCGGAGATCCGCCGCGAAAATCTGCGCTTTGCCTTCCCCGACCGTCTGGCGCAAAGGCTGGAAGGGCGGGAGGTGATCGGGCTTGGCCGACGGGCAAAATATCTGCTGGCCGATCTGGATGACGGCATGGTGCTGGTTATGCATCTGGGCATGTCCGGCTCCTTCCGGGTGGTCAGTGCAGAAGAACAGCATCTCATCGCCGAGGAGCATTTTCATTTGCAGCGCGGCAAATTGCCAAAGCATGATCATGTGGTGCTGCATCTGAAGTCCGGTGCGGCGATCCTCTATAATGATCCACGCCGCTTCGGCTTTTTTGACCTAATCGAGCGGGTTTCTCTGGCCGAACATCCCTATTTTACCAAACTGGGCGTCGAACCGGTTGGCAATAGCTTGAGTGCCGATTATCTGGCAGAGAAATTCGCGGGCAAGAAGACGCCGCTCAAGGCAGCGCTGCTCGATCAGCATATCATTGCCGGGCTTGGCAATATCTATGTCTGTGAGGCCCTGTTCCGCTCGGGGCTCGACCCCAGACGGGCAGCAGGCACGCTGGTGACCAAGGCAGGAAAAGCCTCGGCAAAACTAACCTTGCTTACCGACGAGATCCGCGCCACCATCGCCGAAGCCATCGCGGCGGGAGGCTCGACCTTGCGCGATCACACCCGCACCGATGGCAGCCTTGGCTATTTCCAGCATCGCTTCAAGGTCTATGACCGGGAGGGAGAGCCTTGCCCGAATGAGACATGTTCGGGTGTGATAGAGCGGATCACCCAGAGCGGCCGCTCCACCTTCTTCTGCCCGAAATGCCAAAAATAA
- a CDS encoding aminotransferase class V-fold PLP-dependent enzyme has translation MDIEKIRRETPGLAHGIHLMASGSSLAPQPVIDAVMQFLELEARIGGYEAHAQQAEMLDGLYDSVARLIGAKRREIAILSNATAAWGQAFHALPLKAGDRIITCQAEYAANYVAFLQRQKRDGIEIDVVPNDESGAIDVAALEGLISEQTALIAITWVPTNGGLVNPAAAVGAIARKHDIPYLLDACQAVGQMPVDVGALNCDFLSTTGRKFLRGPRGTGFLYIREKWLDSLEPAALDHFSAPLVDTSRYAVRDDARRFETWENSYALRAGLKVACDYAMDIGLEAIRQRAWGLTDMMREKLALLPGCRIMDLGVEKCAIISFIIEGLDPQLTVEKLRSRGIAIGLSRPASSLLDAERRKLPVMQRVSPHYFNNEADLDACIAALKELL, from the coding sequence ATGGATATTGAAAAAATTCGCAGAGAAACACCCGGCCTTGCCCATGGCATCCACCTGATGGCTTCCGGCTCGTCTCTAGCGCCGCAGCCGGTGATCGATGCGGTGATGCAGTTTCTGGAACTGGAAGCGAGGATCGGCGGCTATGAAGCGCATGCGCAGCAGGCCGAAATGCTCGATGGGCTCTATGACAGCGTTGCCCGCCTGATCGGAGCCAAACGCCGGGAAATTGCCATTCTGTCAAATGCCACTGCGGCCTGGGGGCAGGCCTTTCATGCATTGCCGCTCAAGGCGGGCGATCGCATCATCACCTGTCAGGCCGAATATGCCGCCAATTATGTGGCCTTTCTGCAAAGGCAGAAGCGGGACGGCATCGAGATCGATGTGGTGCCCAATGACGAGAGTGGCGCCATTGATGTCGCCGCGCTGGAGGGGCTGATCTCTGAACAGACCGCGCTGATTGCCATCACCTGGGTGCCGACCAATGGCGGGCTTGTCAATCCGGCCGCCGCGGTCGGGGCAATTGCCAGGAAACATGATATCCCCTATCTGCTTGATGCCTGTCAGGCGGTGGGGCAGATGCCGGTCGATGTCGGCGCGCTCAACTGCGATTTTCTCTCCACAACGGGGCGCAAATTCCTGCGCGGACCAAGGGGCACCGGATTTCTCTATATAAGGGAGAAATGGCTCGACAGTCTGGAACCGGCAGCCCTTGATCATTTCTCGGCCCCTCTGGTGGATACGTCCCGTTATGCCGTTCGCGACGACGCCCGCCGTTTCGAAACATGGGAGAATAGCTACGCCCTGCGTGCGGGCCTCAAGGTGGCCTGTGACTATGCCATGGATATTGGCCTTGAGGCGATCCGGCAACGGGCATGGGGGCTCACAGACATGATGCGCGAGAAGCTGGCCTTGCTGCCCGGCTGTCGCATCATGGATCTGGGTGTCGAGAAATGCGCCATCATCAGCTTTATCATCGAGGGGCTCGACCCCCAGCTGACGGTCGAAAAGCTCAGAAGCCGGGGGATCGCCATCGGCCTGTCGCGACCGGCCAGTTCCCTGCTGGATGCCGAACGCAGAAAGCTGCCTGTCATGCAGCGCGTTTCGCCCCATTATTTTAACAATGAGGCGGATCTGGATGCCTGTATTGCCGCCCTGAAAGAGCTATTGTGA
- the ubiE gene encoding bifunctional demethylmenaquinone methyltransferase/2-methoxy-6-polyprenyl-1,4-benzoquinol methylase UbiE — protein sequence MAAQNKERTEKVTEMATSFGFEQVGEGEKQPRVNEVFHHVADRYDVMNDLMSGGMHRLWKDAFVAWLNPPQSGRAPFKLLDVAGGTGDISFRVVERSRHNAQCTVFDINGSMLAVGKDRAKENGLIDNLEFVEGNAEELPFENNSFDAYTIAYGIRNVPRIDKALSEAYRVLKRGGRFMCLEFSNVDMPLLDKAYDLFSFNAIPAIGDVVTGDRESYEYFVQSIRKFPNKARFKMMVEDAGFQQVIYRNMSGGITAMHSGWKL from the coding sequence ATGGCGGCACAAAATAAAGAGCGCACGGAAAAGGTCACGGAAATGGCCACTTCTTTCGGCTTTGAACAGGTCGGAGAAGGGGAGAAGCAGCCGCGGGTCAACGAGGTCTTTCATCATGTCGCAGATCGCTATGACGTGATGAATGATCTGATGAGCGGCGGCATGCACCGGCTCTGGAAGGATGCCTTCGTGGCATGGCTCAATCCGCCCCAGAGCGGACGCGCGCCCTTCAAGCTGCTCGATGTGGCAGGCGGTACGGGCGACATTTCCTTTCGCGTTGTCGAGCGCTCGCGCCACAATGCCCAATGCACGGTCTTCGACATCAATGGTTCCATGCTGGCGGTCGGCAAGGATCGGGCAAAGGAAAATGGCCTGATCGACAATCTCGAATTTGTCGAGGGCAACGCCGAAGAGCTGCCTTTCGAAAATAACAGCTTCGATGCCTACACCATCGCCTATGGCATCCGCAACGTGCCGCGCATCGACAAGGCGCTGTCCGAGGCCTATCGCGTGCTCAAGCGGGGCGGGCGTTTCATGTGCCTTGAATTTTCCAATGTCGACATGCCCTTGCTCGACAAGGCCTATGATCTCTTTTCCTTCAATGCGATTCCGGCCATTGGCGATGTCGTCACCGGCGACAGGGAAAGCTATGAATATTTCGTCCAGTCGATCCGCAAATTCCCCAATAAGGCGCGCTTCAAGATGATGGTCGAGGATGCCGGTTTCCAGCAGGTGATCTATCGCAACATGTCCGGCGGCATCACCGCCATGCATTCGGGCTGGAAGCTTTAA
- the ubiB gene encoding 2-polyprenylphenol 6-hydroxylase: protein MIGASSALLRLAHTGYILAREGVFSIIEPPADLPTGPRIALAFIKLFERKNASARNKGERLSAALNRLGPSYVKMGQFLATRPDLVGPELAQALTALQDRVPAFSMKEAKKAVADALGKKVEILFESFSEPIAAASIAQVHKASFIDADGERQHVAVKILRPNIAQRFQDDLASFYLAARLIEAVHVPSRRLKPVGVVDTLAQSIRLEMDLRLEAAAMSEMAENCAADDDFRVPAIHWSKSEKTVMTMEWIDGIKLNDIEALKASGHDLSALGRTVIQSFLRHALRDGFFHADMHPGNLFLGNDGKLVAVDFGIMGRLGMKEQRFLAEILYGFIKRDYRRVSMVHFEAGYVPSSQDVDTFAQALRSIGEPIHGRDSAEISMAGLLQQLFEFTELFGMATRTELILLQKTMVVAEGVARMLDDSLNLWNTSEPVVKSWMEKNLGPVAKAREMTEGLTVLGTLSAQLPEMARRAERLSNSFDEMGRDGLRLDARTVAAIGQAEARRGRSGRLALWVIAIALAAIAIRIWS, encoded by the coding sequence ATGATTGGTGCGTCATCTGCTCTGCTTCGCCTTGCGCATACGGGTTATATTCTGGCTCGCGAAGGGGTTTTCTCCATCATCGAACCCCCGGCGGATCTGCCAACCGGGCCGCGTATCGCTCTTGCCTTCATCAAGCTGTTCGAGCGCAAGAATGCCTCTGCCCGCAACAAGGGCGAAAGGCTGAGCGCCGCGCTCAACCGTCTGGGGCCAAGCTATGTCAAGATGGGCCAGTTTCTGGCGACACGGCCCGATCTGGTCGGCCCCGAACTGGCGCAGGCCCTGACGGCGCTGCAGGATCGCGTGCCCGCCTTCAGCATGAAAGAGGCGAAAAAGGCAGTCGCAGATGCCTTGGGCAAGAAGGTCGAAATATTGTTTGAGAGCTTTTCCGAGCCAATCGCTGCGGCCTCCATTGCCCAGGTGCACAAGGCCTCCTTCATCGATGCCGATGGCGAGCGGCAGCATGTTGCCGTCAAGATCCTGCGACCCAACATCGCCCAGCGTTTTCAGGATGATCTGGCCAGCTTCTATCTTGCCGCCCGGTTGATCGAGGCCGTCCATGTGCCCTCCCGACGGCTCAAGCCCGTGGGTGTGGTTGATACGCTGGCCCAGTCGATCCGGCTGGAAATGGATTTGCGGCTGGAAGCGGCAGCCATGAGCGAGATGGCCGAGAATTGCGCCGCAGATGACGATTTTCGGGTGCCTGCCATCCATTGGAGCAAGTCGGAAAAGACCGTCATGACCATGGAATGGATCGACGGCATCAAGCTCAATGACATCGAGGCGCTGAAGGCTTCCGGTCATGATCTGAGCGCCCTTGGCCGCACCGTGATCCAGTCTTTTCTGCGCCATGCCCTGCGCGATGGCTTCTTCCATGCCGACATGCATCCGGGCAATCTGTTTCTTGGCAATGATGGCAAGCTGGTCGCCGTCGATTTCGGCATCATGGGGCGGCTCGGCATGAAGGAACAGCGTTTTCTGGCCGAAATTCTCTATGGCTTCATCAAGCGCGACTATCGCCGCGTGTCGATGGTGCATTTCGAGGCGGGCTATGTTCCCTCAAGTCAGGATGTCGACACCTTTGCTCAGGCCCTGCGTTCGATTGGTGAGCCGATTCATGGGCGCGATTCTGCCGAAATCTCCATGGCGGGCCTGTTGCAGCAATTGTTCGAATTCACCGAACTGTTCGGCATGGCCACCCGCACCGAGCTGATCCTGTTGCAAAAGACCATGGTCGTGGCCGAAGGGGTTGCGCGTATGCTCGATGACAGCCTCAATCTCTGGAACACATCCGAGCCGGTGGTCAAAAGCTGGATGGAGAAAAATCTCGGTCCTGTTGCCAAGGCCCGCGAAATGACCGAAGGCCTGACGGTGCTTGGCACGCTTTCGGCGCAATTGCCCGAGATGGCGCGCCGGGCCGAGCGACTATCCAACAGCTTCGACGAAATGGGCCGTGACGGGCTGCGCCTCGATGCCCGGACAGTTGCCGCCATCGGTCAGGCCGAAGCCCGCAGGGGCCGTTCGGGGCGGCTCGCCCTTTGGGTCATTGCCATCGCCCTTGCCGCCATTGCCATTCGTATCTGGAGTTAG
- the coaBC gene encoding bifunctional phosphopantothenoylcysteine decarboxylase/phosphopantothenate--cysteine ligase CoaBC translates to MLANKRILLVISGGIAAFKALDIIRLLLKEGAGVQVIMTKAGTEFVAPLTIATLTGKPVLTELFDLTRESEIGHIELSRAADLVVVAPATANLIAKMANGIADDLPSTMLLATDKPVLVAPAMNVRMWYHPATQRNLATLAKDGLHFVGPAVGMMACNEEGPGRLSEPEEILTHIKALLDDSPKPLAGRHVLITAGPTHEPIDPVRYIANRSSGKQGYALASAAREAGARVTIISGPVALDPPQGVEVIRVETAREMKEAVDKSLPADVAIMAAAVADWHVANQGAEKIKKQADGSFPALQFAENPDIARFVGTHPDKRPKLVVGFAAETQNLEENATRKLAKKGVDWIIANDVSPQTGIMGGDHNMIKIIRSDSIEAWQDMSKQEVACRLIARIGEALEERIEI, encoded by the coding sequence ATGCTTGCCAACAAGCGTATCCTGCTCGTCATTTCCGGCGGCATAGCCGCCTTCAAGGCGCTCGATATCATCCGTCTGTTGCTCAAGGAGGGCGCTGGCGTTCAGGTCATCATGACAAAGGCCGGGACCGAATTTGTCGCGCCCCTGACCATTGCCACGCTCACCGGCAAGCCGGTGCTGACCGAATTGTTCGATCTGACGCGGGAAAGCGAGATCGGCCATATCGAGCTGTCCCGCGCTGCCGATCTGGTGGTGGTCGCACCCGCAACCGCCAATCTTATCGCCAAAATGGCCAATGGTATTGCCGATGATCTGCCCAGCACCATGCTGCTGGCAACCGACAAGCCGGTACTGGTTGCCCCGGCAATGAATGTGCGCATGTGGTATCATCCCGCCACCCAGCGCAATCTGGCCACCCTTGCGAAGGATGGCCTGCATTTCGTCGGCCCGGCTGTCGGCATGATGGCCTGCAATGAGGAAGGACCGGGCCGCCTCAGCGAACCCGAAGAGATTCTCACCCATATCAAAGCCCTGCTCGATGACAGCCCCAAGCCGCTTGCCGGCAGGCATGTGCTGATCACCGCCGGCCCCACCCATGAGCCGATTGATCCGGTGCGCTATATCGCCAACCGTTCATCGGGCAAGCAGGGTTATGCCCTTGCCAGCGCGGCAAGAGAGGCCGGAGCGCGGGTTACCATCATTTCCGGTCCCGTAGCGCTCGATCCGCCTCAGGGGGTTGAGGTGATAAGGGTCGAAACCGCGCGGGAAATGAAAGAGGCGGTGGACAAGTCTCTGCCCGCCGATGTGGCCATCATGGCCGCTGCGGTCGCCGACTGGCATGTCGCCAATCAGGGCGCCGAGAAGATCAAGAAACAGGCCGACGGCAGTTTTCCCGCGCTTCAGTTCGCCGAGAATCCCGATATTGCCCGCTTTGTCGGCACTCATCCGGACAAGCGCCCCAAGCTGGTTGTCGGTTTTGCAGCCGAAACCCAGAATCTGGAAGAGAATGCCACCAGAAAGCTGGCGAAAAAGGGCGTCGACTGGATTATTGCCAATGACGTGTCACCGCAAACCGGTATCATGGGCGGCGATCACAACATGATCAAGATCATCCGCTCCGACAGCATCGAAGCCTGGCAGGATATGAGCAAGCAGGAAGTGGCCTGTCGTCTCATTGCCCGCATTGGCGAGGCACTTGAAGAGCGCATCGAAATCTGA
- the dut gene encoding dUTP diphosphatase, with protein sequence MAKPRLSIMPLAHFGGLDLPSYQSKEAAGLDIQAANPLSEPVILKAKGGRALVPTGFCMAMERGFEAQIRPRSGLALKFGVTLLNTPGTIDSDYRGEVKILMINHGEEDFVVERGMRIAQMVIAPVLHMKVVEVESLDETERGKGGFGSTGHKKKK encoded by the coding sequence ATGGCCAAACCACGCCTTAGCATCATGCCGCTTGCGCATTTCGGCGGACTGGATCTGCCCAGCTATCAGAGCAAGGAAGCCGCAGGCCTTGACATTCAGGCCGCCAATCCGCTTTCCGAACCGGTCATTCTCAAGGCCAAAGGCGGGCGTGCGCTGGTGCCCACCGGCTTTTGCATGGCCATGGAACGCGGCTTTGAAGCCCAGATCCGGCCGCGCTCGGGATTGGCGCTCAAATTCGGCGTGACGCTCCTCAACACACCCGGCACCATCGATTCGGACTATCGTGGTGAAGTGAAAATCCTGATGATCAACCATGGCGAAGAGGATTTCGTGGTAGAACGCGGCATGCGCATCGCCCAGATGGTGATTGCCCCCGTTCTGCATATGAAAGTGGTCGAGGTGGAGAGTCTGGATGAAACAGAGCGCGGAAAAGGTGGCTTCGGCTCCACTGGTCACAAAAAGAAGAAGTGA
- the cysK gene encoding cysteine synthase A: protein MAHTPKTTEGRGRIYNSIIDTIGNTPLVRFDKLAAKHGVKANLIGKLEFFNPLSSVKDRIGVNMIEAMEAEGKIEPGKTTLIEPTSGNTGIALAFTAAAKGYRLILVMPETMSIERRKMFAYLGAELELTEGPKGMKGAIARAEELVGEIDNAVIPQQFQNAANPEIHRSTTAVEIWNDTNGEVDALVSGVGTGGTITGVGSALKARKPEVKVIAVEPADSPVLSGGKPGPHKIQGIGAGFVPDVLDTSIIDEIITISNDDAFAHSRELARTEGVPVGISSGAALAAAIQLGQRDEYAGKNIVIIIPSFAERYLSTALFDGIGA, encoded by the coding sequence ATGGCCCATACTCCGAAAACCACTGAAGGCCGCGGCCGTATCTATAACTCCATCATCGACACCATCGGCAACACGCCGCTGGTCCGTTTCGACAAGCTTGCCGCCAAGCATGGCGTCAAGGCCAACCTGATCGGCAAGCTGGAATTTTTCAATCCGCTTTCCAGCGTCAAGGACCGCATCGGCGTCAACATGATTGAAGCCATGGAAGCGGAAGGCAAGATCGAGCCGGGCAAAACCACGCTCATCGAGCCGACATCGGGCAATACCGGCATCGCGCTCGCCTTCACCGCAGCAGCCAAGGGCTATCGCCTCATTCTGGTCATGCCGGAAACCATGTCGATCGAGCGCCGCAAGATGTTTGCCTATCTGGGTGCCGAGCTTGAACTGACCGAAGGTCCCAAGGGCATGAAGGGCGCCATCGCCCGCGCCGAGGAGCTGGTTGGAGAAATCGACAATGCTGTCATCCCGCAGCAGTTCCAGAATGCAGCCAATCCGGAAATCCATCGCAGCACCACAGCGGTCGAGATCTGGAACGACACCAATGGCGAAGTCGATGCGCTGGTTTCCGGCGTTGGCACCGGCGGCACCATCACCGGCGTTGGCTCGGCGCTGAAGGCCCGCAAGCCTGAAGTCAAGGTCATCGCCGTGGAACCGGCTGACAGCCCCGTTCTTTCCGGCGGCAAGCCCGGCCCGCACAAGATTCAGGGCATTGGTGCGGGCTTCGTTCCCGATGTGCTCGACACCAGCATCATCGATGAGATCATCACCATAAGCAATGATGACGCCTTTGCCCATTCGCGCGAACTGGCACGGACCGAGGGTGTGCCTGTCGGTATTTCTTCCGGAGCCGCTCTGGCCGCAGCGATTCAGCTTGGCCAACGCGACGAATATGCTGGCAAGAATATCGTCATCATCATTCCCAGCTTCGCAGAGCGTTATCTGTCCACTGCCTTGTTTGATGGCATTGGAGCATAG
- a CDS encoding DUF2259 domain-containing protein, producing the protein MTRISRRLARRQFRSLFLSLLLCGAVVQSGSAWAGDAAEFRSHGFSDDERGRYFAFEEFGVESGPHYPYSNIYIVDLATDKWVDNTPVRVRLEEEGETPIIARVKAFEQATPIMQQYQISNSGVLLAASPISEVGEKDVMRFQKTEQPLLSNANAPYTLKLATKPVRDLNECGMDGGAVAGFSLTLTTPEGESRQLHDEISAPRSRGCPLDYHLSAVFAPTRMDAQTHAVVLVGVFTQAEDGQDLRYIAVPFSF; encoded by the coding sequence ATGACAAGAATTTCAAGGCGTCTTGCCCGGCGTCAGTTCCGGTCCCTGTTCCTGTCCCTGTTGCTATGCGGGGCCGTGGTCCAGAGTGGATCTGCATGGGCTGGCGACGCCGCCGAATTTCGCTCCCATGGTTTTTCCGATGATGAGCGGGGCCGCTATTTCGCTTTCGAGGAATTCGGTGTCGAAAGTGGTCCCCACTATCCCTATTCCAATATTTACATTGTGGATCTGGCAACGGACAAATGGGTGGACAATACGCCCGTGCGTGTCCGGCTGGAAGAGGAAGGCGAGACCCCGATCATCGCCCGGGTCAAGGCCTTTGAGCAGGCCACGCCGATCATGCAGCAATATCAGATTTCCAACTCCGGTGTCCTGCTGGCAGCCTCCCCGATCAGTGAAGTGGGCGAGAAGGACGTTATGCGGTTTCAGAAAACCGAGCAGCCGCTGCTTTCCAACGCCAATGCACCCTACACGCTCAAGCTGGCGACCAAGCCGGTACGGGACCTCAATGAATGCGGCATGGATGGCGGAGCCGTGGCCGGATTTTCGCTGACATTGACCACCCCGGAGGGTGAGAGCCGCCAGTTGCATGATGAAATCTCCGCGCCACGCTCTCGCGGCTGCCCGCTGGACTATCATCTCTCGGCAGTGTTCGCCCCCACACGCATGGACGCCCAGACTCATGCCGTCGTTCTTGTCGGTGTCTTCACTCAAGCTGAGGACGGGCAGGATTTGCGCTATATCGCCGTGCCCTTTTCCTTCTGA